Proteins from a single region of Campylobacter sputorum:
- a CDS encoding biotin/lipoyl-containing protein, producing MSKKFIDVMDTTFRDGFQSVFGARVLMKDFFPALSAAKDAGITHFEFGGGARFQSLYFYLNEDAFEMMDKFREIVGDEANLQTLSRGVNTVTLDTGSREIVDLHAKLFAKHGTTTIRNFDALNDVENLKYSGERIMAHGLKHEVVVTMMDLPPNCTGAHDAAFYEKVLRDILDANIPYTSICFKDASGTSSPEKVYQTIKMARKLLPENTHIRLHTHETAGVSVACYLAALEAGVDGIDLAASPVSGGTSQPDILTMLHAIKGKNYDLGGLDIEKILKYEEVLKDSLKDYFLPPEATKVSPIIPFSPMPGGALTANTQMMRDNNILDKFHQVIVAMREVVEKGGYGTSVTPVSQFYFQQAFNNVMFGKWKKMAEGYGKMVLGYFGKTPVKPDENVIKLASQQLGLDFTTQNAIDIADADETKSLKYTQKILEENNIEVTEENLFIVAACKEKGIAFLKGEGKVMVRKNSDIPQQKKCSSKNTSEISKYSVSVNGNKYNVEISDGFDNFGKIKNISKVEDKTKTETKSKSQNTSGDILATVPGSVFKILLKEGDEVKAGQTVIILEAMKMEIEVASPKDGIIDEILISPSDTVENDQLLARVK from the coding sequence ATGTCTAAAAAATTTATAGATGTCATGGATACTACTTTTAGAGATGGTTTTCAGTCTGTTTTTGGTGCTAGAGTTTTGATGAAGGATTTTTTTCCTGCTCTAAGTGCGGCAAAAGATGCCGGGATTACCCACTTTGAGTTTGGAGGTGGTGCTAGATTTCAAAGTTTATATTTTTATCTAAACGAAGATGCTTTTGAAATGATGGATAAATTCCGCGAAATTGTAGGAGATGAGGCAAATTTACAAACTTTAAGTCGCGGTGTAAATACAGTAACACTTGATACAGGAAGTAGAGAAATAGTAGATCTTCATGCCAAGCTTTTTGCAAAGCACGGAACAACAACTATTAGAAATTTTGACGCATTAAACGATGTTGAAAATTTAAAATATAGCGGTGAAAGGATAATGGCTCATGGCTTAAAACACGAAGTTGTAGTTACTATGATGGATCTTCCACCAAACTGCACTGGTGCACATGACGCAGCTTTTTATGAAAAAGTTTTAAGAGATATTTTAGATGCGAACATACCTTATACAAGTATCTGCTTTAAAGATGCTAGTGGAACAAGTAGCCCAGAAAAAGTTTATCAAACAATCAAAATGGCTAGAAAACTGCTTCCAGAAAATACACACATTAGACTTCATACACACGAAACCGCAGGAGTTAGTGTTGCTTGTTACCTAGCAGCACTTGAAGCTGGAGTTGATGGTATAGATTTAGCAGCAAGTCCAGTAAGTGGGGGAACAAGTCAGCCAGATATTTTAACAATGCTTCATGCTATTAAAGGAAAAAATTATGATTTGGGCGGACTTGATATAGAGAAAATACTAAAATATGAAGAAGTTTTAAAAGATAGTTTAAAAGATTATTTTTTACCGCCTGAAGCAACCAAAGTTAGCCCTATAATACCATTTTCACCAATGCCAGGTGGGGCACTAACAGCAAATACTCAAATGATGAGAGATAATAATATTTTAGACAAATTTCATCAAGTTATAGTGGCTATGAGAGAAGTTGTAGAAAAAGGTGGCTATGGAACTAGCGTAACGCCTGTAAGCCAATTTTATTTTCAACAAGCATTTAATAATGTAATGTTTGGTAAATGGAAAAAAATGGCCGAAGGCTATGGTAAAATGGTGCTTGGATACTTTGGAAAAACCCCAGTTAAACCAGATGAGAATGTTATAAAATTAGCCTCTCAACAACTAGGACTAGATTTTACAACACAAAATGCCATTGATATAGCAGATGCAGATGAGACAAAAAGCTTAAAATATACGCAAAAAATACTTGAAGAAAACAACATTGAAGTAACAGAAGAAAATTTATTTATAGTTGCAGCCTGCAAAGAAAAAGGTATAGCTTTCTTAAAAGGTGAAGGCAAAGTTATGGTTAGAAAAAACTCTGATATACCACAGCAAAAGAAATGCTCTTCAAAAAATACATCAGAAATTAGTAAATATAGTGTCAGTGTAAATGGCAATAAATACAATGTGGAAATTAGTGATGGTTTTGATAATTTTGGTAAAATAAAAAATATCTCTAAAGTAGAAGATAAGACTAAAACTGAAACAAAAAGCAAAAGTCAAAACACTAGCGGTGATATATTAGCAACAGTGCCAGGAAGTGTTTTTAAAATTTTACTAAAAGAAGGAGATGAGGTAAAAGCAGGACAAACAGTAATTATACTTGAAGCTATGAAAATGGAGATAGAAGTAGCTTCACCAAAAGATGGTATTATAGATGAAATTCTAATATCGCCAAGTGATACAGTAGAAAATGATCAACTCTTAGCTAGAGTTAAATAG